The DNA sequence CGAGCGCCTGGCCATGATCATCGACCCGATGCTCGCCACCGGCAGCTCCATGGTCGCCACCATCGACCTGTTGAAAAAAGCCGGCTGCCGGGACATCCGCGCCATGGTGCTGGTCGCCGCCCCCGAAGGCATCAAGGCTGTGCACGACGCGCACCCTGATGTGACCATCTATACCGCGTCCATCGACCAGAAACTCAACGAGCACGGCTACATCATTCCGGGCCTGGGTGACGCTGGCGACAAAATCTTCGGCACCAAGCAGAAGGACGCTTGAGCATGTCGGATGAGTTCAACGATCCGCTCTGGCGCCAGGTGCTGTCCGGTGCACAGATGCTGTTCGTCGCCTTCGGCGCGTTGGTATTGATGCCGCTGATCACCGGTCTGGACCCGAACGTGGCGTTGTTCACCGCCGGCCTGGGAACGATTCTGTTCCAGATCGTCACCCGTCGGCAGGTGCCGGTATTCCTGGCCTCGAGCTTTGCCTTCATCACCCCGATCATCCTCGCCAAGGGCCAGTTCGGCCTCGCGGCGACCATGGGCGGCGTGATGGCGGCCGGTTTCGTCTACACCTTCCTGGGCCTGGCGGTGAAGATCAAAGGCACCGGGTTCATTGACCGGCTGCTACCGCCGGTGGTCATCGGTCCGGTGATCATCTCCATCGGCCTGGCGATGGCGCCGATTGCCGCGAACATGGCCATGGGCAAGGCCGGCGATGGCACCGAGCTGGTTGCTTATAAAACCGCGATGCTGATTTCGATGCCGGCGTTGCTCACCACCCTGATCGTCGCGGTGTTCGGCAAAGGCATTTTCCGCCTGGTACCGATCATTTCCGGCGTGCTGGTGGGCTTTGCCATGGCGTTTTATTTCGGCGTCGTGGACACCGCGAAAATCGCCGCCGCACCGTGGTTCGCCCTGCCGAACTTCACCGCACCGGAATTCAACTGGCAGGCGATCCTGTTCATCGTGCCGGTGGCCTTGGCACCGGCCATCGAGCACATCGGCGGCGTCATTGCCGTGGGCAGCGTGACCGGT is a window from the Pseudomonas brassicacearum genome containing:
- a CDS encoding uracil-xanthine permease family protein produces the protein MSDEFNDPLWRQVLSGAQMLFVAFGALVLMPLITGLDPNVALFTAGLGTILFQIVTRRQVPVFLASSFAFITPIILAKGQFGLAATMGGVMAAGFVYTFLGLAVKIKGTGFIDRLLPPVVIGPVIISIGLAMAPIAANMAMGKAGDGTELVAYKTAMLISMPALLTTLIVAVFGKGIFRLVPIISGVLVGFAMAFYFGVVDTAKIAAAPWFALPNFTAPEFNWQAILFIVPVALAPAIEHIGGVIAVGSVTGRDYLKNPGLHRTLFGDGIATTAAGLFGGPPNTTYAEVTGAVMLTKNYNPKIMTWAAIFAISLAFIGKFGALLQSIPVPVMGGILCLLFGSIAAVGMNTLIRHKIDLGEARNLVIVSVTLVFGIGGVLVGTGTGPDDFGLKGIALCAVVAIALNLLLPGNDSWKHKKADEPLI